One window from the genome of Tolypothrix sp. NIES-4075 encodes:
- a CDS encoding sensor histidine kinase, whose product MAQNQKPIAAESQIFSLGRVLQSLREEDNVDVLIETTISYIKEQFDLKLIWIALYDRLNHILFGKGGFTPGNDTTVLQQRVVLGPGDLSEQVVIEQRALAVADLRAENRAEEWQELARKYNIQGTIFLPIRYKDRCLGVVLLGSERWGYLLGREDKAKLSIVLSELGAELYQSEINLQHQQIKRLEEPLIKLLERVQTLNNLEPRLEAVVQATHQFVSPSRTNIYWFEREGRYFWRRVSNQSKSINHTNNQQPSGITVQEFSDFYYALSVNQIVSIGEARSSLKSNFTGKLLQRLRVRSLLAAPIIWQKDLLGFLAVEANEARIWTEAETNFLKSAAGLISLVAPTESMESTINQVQLDSQLTSQVAQAIYSDRDLEEILRNCAAKVLQRLGATWFLLLQYNPDQNNYQFIYQSQLVNRRCLTFTLDALKEVDSQLLQRATVAVGIENFEEDLRFFNWRSLLLENGVRSLLISNCAARHAPETLLIIAHETNRAWTTLEKELLQIVAQQIGVIVRQWQLQANTQQLQQLLQTFQQCFRITEQAYTTAEVEEKHLERTALQQIASLIGCPLAILLSWSPGQRVAEIIPGVIANNRFAIALDTLVPIQTEVLIQWSLATDGLLTLSVNDLPPDTKKWLNGTDIGQILVMALRTNPDYQPTGVVLMADNSERRWSEQSLCTTESLFCQLAWSRRWLQITQSLESTTEELQQLNWYKHRRLEDIQRTTTLLLGQIHDLGVPATELAQMRCQQLLRQLDHTTASMTGLLKLEQWQLVFSCETMPIASLFKRSLERIDNLIKQQRLWVSVHGLGQSIGIQESEQSGLVQPTGKTTIAIAGDIVKIELILHELLLGACHRSPSGGRIDIWCRRLDERFLEVSITDNGIIDAQLLQELHPDTPKDLLAFSNLNQPPGLHLLICQNLMQKLGGELQIYQLPDNRVVSRLLLPLTCGNDSSY is encoded by the coding sequence ATGGCGCAGAACCAAAAACCTATAGCTGCCGAATCACAAATTTTTTCCTTGGGTCGCGTCCTCCAAAGCCTTAGGGAAGAAGATAATGTTGATGTTCTGATTGAAACTACTATTTCTTATATAAAAGAGCAGTTTGACTTGAAATTGATTTGGATTGCTCTTTACGACAGACTTAATCATATATTGTTTGGTAAAGGAGGCTTCACGCCAGGTAATGACACCACTGTTTTACAACAGCGCGTGGTTCTCGGTCCCGGAGATTTATCAGAGCAAGTAGTAATTGAACAGCGTGCGTTGGCTGTAGCCGATTTGCGAGCGGAAAATAGAGCGGAGGAATGGCAGGAATTAGCAAGAAAATACAACATTCAAGGAACTATTTTTTTGCCAATTCGTTATAAAGACCGTTGTTTGGGTGTGGTGTTGCTGGGTTCAGAACGTTGGGGTTACTTGCTGGGGAGGGAAGACAAAGCAAAGCTATCAATAGTTTTAAGCGAACTGGGAGCGGAACTGTATCAAAGTGAGATTAATTTGCAGCATCAGCAAATTAAGCGTCTGGAGGAGCCTTTGATTAAATTGTTGGAGCGAGTGCAAACTTTAAATAACTTAGAGCCAAGGTTAGAAGCAGTAGTGCAAGCGACTCATCAATTTGTCTCTCCTAGCCGCACCAATATTTACTGGTTTGAGCGAGAAGGACGCTACTTTTGGCGACGGGTGAGCAATCAATCAAAGAGTATTAACCATACTAACAATCAGCAACCTTCGGGAATTACGGTACAGGAGTTTAGCGATTTTTACTACGCTTTATCGGTCAATCAAATTGTCTCGATTGGTGAGGCGCGTAGTTCTCTCAAAAGTAATTTTACCGGAAAGTTGCTACAACGGCTGCGAGTGCGATCGCTTTTAGCGGCTCCCATCATCTGGCAAAAAGATTTGCTTGGCTTTTTGGCGGTGGAAGCGAATGAAGCGCGAATTTGGACTGAAGCTGAGACAAATTTCCTTAAAAGTGCTGCTGGGTTAATTTCTCTAGTTGCTCCTACTGAAAGTATGGAAAGTACTATCAATCAAGTTCAACTTGATTCTCAGCTAACTAGCCAAGTTGCCCAAGCTATTTATAGCGATCGCGATCTGGAAGAAATTTTACGCAACTGTGCCGCAAAAGTTTTGCAGCGCTTAGGGGCAACTTGGTTTTTACTTTTACAGTACAACCCAGACCAAAATAATTATCAATTTATTTACCAAAGCCAGCTTGTTAATCGCCGATGTTTGACATTTACTCTTGATGCTCTCAAAGAAGTTGATTCACAGCTTTTGCAACGTGCTACAGTTGCGGTGGGGATAGAAAACTTTGAGGAAGATTTGCGGTTTTTTAACTGGCGTTCTCTGTTGCTGGAAAATGGCGTGCGATCGCTTTTAATTAGTAACTGTGCTGCCAGACATGCACCAGAAACGCTTTTAATAATTGCTCACGAAACTAACCGCGCTTGGACAACTTTAGAAAAAGAGCTTTTGCAAATTGTCGCTCAACAAATTGGTGTGATTGTCCGTCAGTGGCAGTTACAGGCAAATACCCAGCAACTGCAACAACTTTTACAAACCTTTCAGCAATGTTTTCGGATTACGGAACAGGCATACACCACAGCCGAAGTAGAAGAAAAGCATTTAGAACGTACAGCACTACAACAAATCGCATCTCTTATCGGCTGTCCTTTGGCGATACTATTATCTTGGTCGCCCGGTCAGCGTGTAGCAGAAATTATACCGGGAGTAATTGCCAATAATCGGTTTGCGATCGCTCTTGATACACTTGTCCCGATTCAAACAGAAGTTTTGATTCAATGGTCGCTTGCTACAGATGGTCTATTGACTCTGAGCGTGAACGATTTACCACCTGATACCAAGAAATGGTTGAATGGTACTGACATCGGTCAAATTTTGGTGATGGCATTACGTACCAATCCTGATTATCAACCTACAGGTGTAGTGTTGATGGCTGACAATTCAGAACGGCGCTGGTCAGAACAAAGTCTTTGTACCACAGAAAGTTTATTTTGTCAACTAGCTTGGTCGCGGCGATGGTTGCAAATCACTCAAAGTCTTGAATCGACAACAGAGGAATTACAACAACTCAATTGGTACAAACATCGTCGTTTAGAAGACATTCAAAGAACAACAACTTTGTTACTCGGTCAAATTCATGATTTGGGCGTTCCTGCGACTGAACTGGCTCAAATGCGTTGTCAGCAACTGCTGCGGCAATTAGATCATACAACCGCTTCGATGACAGGACTGTTAAAGCTGGAGCAGTGGCAGTTGGTTTTTAGCTGTGAAACAATGCCAATAGCTAGTTTGTTCAAGCGATCGCTCGAACGAATTGATAATTTAATTAAACAGCAAAGGCTGTGGGTAAGCGTGCATGGTTTAGGGCAATCAATTGGCATTCAAGAGTCAGAACAAAGCGGTTTAGTTCAGCCTACAGGAAAAACTACAATAGCGATCGCTGGCGACATCGTGAAAATAGAATTAATTCTGCATGAATTGTTACTAGGAGCATGTCATCGTTCTCCAAGCGGTGGCAGAATTGATATCTGGTGTCGCCGTTTAGATGAGCGCTTCTTAGAAGTATCAATTACAGATAATGGCATCATTGACGCACAGCTACTTCAAGAACTACACCCAGATACACCCAAAGATTTGCTTGCTTTCTCAAACCTCAATCAACCACCAGGTTTGCACCTACTGATTTGCCAAAACCTCATGCAAAAACTAGGCGGAGAATTGCAAATTTATCAATTACCAGATAATCGAGTAGTCAGCCGCTTATTGTTGCCTTTAACTTGTGGTAATGATTCATCATACTAA
- a CDS encoding response regulator, protein MTQWKSKYTAKGEQIVSGLNPSNNVNGIGSNHALALNKAEGNSLSLSEQNVKAEETEVLSSWMNPDINKTENSLVSTTLQAKGSTVNRFDCDAPKVLVVDDHPASRLTAVALLAMEGYEVIEADSGYTAIELVTEKQPDLILLDVMMAGMDGFQVCQLLKQDEHTRLIPVIFITALNDKRSRIQGIEVGADDFLTKPFDRLELAARVKSLVRQKRLNEDLDHAEKVLFSIARAIESRDPNTGDHCERLVTLGEAFAEFLNLSRNQIRNLMWGGYLHDIGKVGIADVVLLKRGKLTPEEWDIMKKHVLIGEKICQPLRSMRGVIPIIRHHHERWDGSGYPDGLKEDEIPYLAQVFQMIDIYDALTSERPYKRAFSEEEALSVMAEETAKGWRNPKLMLQFREFILSSKQ, encoded by the coding sequence GTGACTCAATGGAAATCCAAGTATACAGCCAAGGGCGAACAAATTGTTAGTGGGTTAAACCCCTCAAACAATGTCAATGGTATCGGTTCAAATCATGCCTTAGCATTGAACAAAGCCGAGGGTAATTCCTTGAGCTTATCTGAACAAAACGTGAAGGCTGAAGAAACCGAAGTCTTGTCTTCTTGGATGAATCCTGATATTAATAAAACTGAAAATTCATTGGTCTCGACAACGCTACAAGCCAAAGGGTCAACAGTGAATCGCTTTGATTGTGATGCGCCGAAAGTTTTAGTAGTAGACGATCATCCTGCCAGTCGTCTGACTGCTGTCGCGCTTTTAGCGATGGAAGGCTATGAAGTGATTGAGGCAGACAGTGGTTATACTGCCATAGAACTGGTAACAGAAAAACAACCGGATCTAATTTTGTTAGATGTAATGATGGCGGGGATGGATGGATTTCAAGTGTGCCAGTTACTTAAGCAGGATGAACATACCAGGTTAATTCCGGTCATTTTCATTACAGCTTTAAATGATAAGCGATCGCGCATCCAAGGAATCGAAGTTGGAGCGGATGATTTTTTAACCAAACCTTTTGACCGTTTAGAATTGGCAGCGCGGGTCAAATCTTTGGTACGGCAAAAGCGTCTAAACGAAGATTTAGACCATGCCGAAAAAGTGTTATTTTCTATTGCCAGAGCAATTGAAAGTCGCGATCCTAATACAGGCGACCACTGCGAGCGACTGGTAACATTGGGAGAAGCTTTTGCAGAATTCCTCAATCTCTCACGCAACCAAATTCGGAATTTGATGTGGGGGGGTTATCTCCACGATATCGGTAAGGTGGGTATTGCTGATGTGGTGCTACTAAAGCGTGGTAAACTAACCCCCGAAGAGTGGGATATTATGAAAAAACACGTTTTGATTGGCGAAAAAATCTGCCAGCCATTACGCAGTATGCGGGGTGTAATTCCGATAATTCGCCACCACCACGAACGCTGGGATGGCTCAGGTTATCCCGATGGACTGAAGGAAGATGAAATTCCTTATCTGGCACAAGTTTTTCAAATGATTGATATTTACGATGCCCTAACTAGCGAACGACCTTACAAAAGAGCTTTCAGCGAAGAAGAAGCTCTCAGCGTTATGGCGGAAGAAACGGCAAAGGGTTGGCGCAACCCCAAACTAATGCTACAGTTCAGAGAATTTATTCTTTCTAGCAAGCAATAA
- the glmU gene encoding bifunctional UDP-N-acetylglucosamine diphosphorylase/glucosamine-1-phosphate N-acetyltransferase GlmU, whose amino-acid sequence MVVVAILAAGRGTRMKSHLPKVLHSLGGRSLVERVLESVQPMNPSRQMLIVGYQAEQLKTAMQSNPNLEFVEQTVQLGTGHAIQQLLPHLEGYTGDLLVLNGDVPLLRTETIKQLLQTHQENHNAATILTAHLSDAKGYGRVFCNSDNIVEQIVEDKDCTTAQKENRRVNAGIYCFNWQELAKVLPHLQANNAQKEYYLTDAVTQVGKVMAVDVPDYQEILGINDRLQLAAASDILQTRIKEKWMAAGVTLIDPTSITIDDTVELQPDVIIEPQTHLRGNTVIQTGCRIGPGSLIENSQLGENVTVMYSVVTDSTVEQNARIGPYAHLRGHAQVGANCRIGNFVELKNTKLGDRTNAAHLSYLGDTTTGNQVNIGGGTITANYDGVKKHPTIIGDRTKTGVNNVLVAPLTLGSDVTIAAGSTVTEDVPDDCLVIARARQVVKPGWRLKRPDADVG is encoded by the coding sequence ATGGTAGTCGTAGCAATTTTAGCGGCAGGACGCGGCACAAGGATGAAATCACACCTCCCCAAAGTTTTACATTCTTTGGGTGGGCGATCGCTAGTAGAGAGAGTTCTCGAAAGTGTACAACCGATGAATCCCTCACGGCAAATGCTGATTGTCGGATATCAGGCTGAACAACTAAAAACAGCCATGCAATCAAACCCGAATTTGGAGTTTGTCGAACAAACTGTACAATTGGGAACAGGTCATGCTATCCAGCAATTACTTCCTCACCTCGAAGGCTATACTGGGGATTTACTGGTGTTAAACGGCGATGTGCCGTTATTACGCACCGAAACAATCAAACAACTGTTGCAAACTCATCAAGAAAATCACAACGCTGCTACCATCCTCACCGCACATTTGAGCGATGCTAAAGGCTACGGGCGTGTTTTTTGCAACAGTGATAATATTGTCGAACAAATCGTTGAAGATAAAGATTGCACTACTGCCCAAAAAGAAAATCGCCGCGTCAATGCGGGAATTTACTGCTTTAACTGGCAGGAGTTAGCAAAAGTGTTACCACATTTACAAGCGAACAATGCCCAAAAAGAATACTACCTCACCGATGCGGTAACTCAAGTTGGCAAAGTGATGGCAGTTGATGTGCCAGATTATCAAGAAATTTTGGGTATTAACGATCGCCTGCAATTAGCAGCAGCATCTGATATTTTGCAAACGCGAATTAAAGAAAAATGGATGGCGGCAGGTGTCACTCTCATCGACCCCACAAGTATTACTATTGATGACACGGTAGAATTACAGCCAGATGTAATTATAGAACCGCAAACTCACCTGCGAGGCAATACAGTTATTCAAACAGGATGTCGCATAGGACCTGGGAGTTTAATTGAAAATAGCCAATTGGGTGAAAATGTCACGGTGATGTATTCTGTGGTAACAGATAGCACCGTAGAGCAAAACGCCCGAATTGGTCCTTATGCCCATTTACGCGGACATGCACAAGTGGGGGCAAATTGCCGCATCGGTAATTTTGTGGAATTAAAAAATACTAAGTTAGGCGATCGCACCAATGCCGCACATTTGTCATATTTGGGCGATACTACAACCGGAAATCAAGTAAATATCGGTGGTGGGACGATTACCGCCAACTATGATGGTGTGAAAAAACATCCGACCATTATAGGCGATCGTACTAAAACAGGTGTCAACAACGTTCTTGTGGCTCCATTGACACTCGGTTCTGATGTCACAATTGCTGCTGGTTCCACTGTTACAGAAGATGTCCCTGATGATTGTCTGGTAATAGCCCGTGCGCGTCAAGTAGTCAAACCAGGTTGGCGGTTGAAGCGTCCTGATGCGGACGTGGGGTAA
- a CDS encoding sulfurtransferase → MTNYQLPMTKFVVSAEWLFAHLDDPQVVIVDCRFSLADSILGQQQYQASHISGAYYLDLNQDLSSSVGEHGGRHPLPNPADLAQKLSAMGVKPNTLVVAYDDSRLAFAARLWWLLRYLGHEQVAVLTGGFAGWQKAGYPVTDVIPSPRIATFVPQVQTQMVVDREEVKTRKDFPGVVLVDSRESDRFSGEREPIDKIAGHISGAVNYPWLEVTDSSGYLLSPQQQSDRFSNLEKAEEILVYCGSGVTACVNLLSLELAGIQNAKLYAGSWSDWISY, encoded by the coding sequence ATGACCAATTACCAATTACCAATGACCAAATTTGTTGTTTCTGCCGAATGGTTGTTTGCACACCTTGACGATCCGCAAGTTGTGATTGTGGATTGTCGGTTTTCACTTGCCGATTCAATTTTAGGACAACAGCAATATCAAGCAAGTCACATAAGTGGAGCTTACTATTTAGACTTAAACCAGGATCTTTCTAGTTCTGTGGGAGAACATGGAGGAAGACATCCTTTACCCAACCCCGCAGATTTAGCGCAGAAGTTATCAGCAATGGGGGTAAAGCCAAACACTTTAGTTGTAGCTTACGATGACTCTCGCCTTGCTTTTGCAGCTCGTTTGTGGTGGCTTTTGCGTTATTTAGGACATGAGCAAGTAGCTGTGCTTACAGGAGGCTTTGCTGGTTGGCAAAAAGCCGGGTATCCCGTCACAGATGTGATTCCCTCTCCTCGGATAGCAACATTTGTCCCACAGGTACAAACACAAATGGTGGTGGATAGGGAAGAAGTTAAAACTCGCAAAGATTTCCCAGGAGTAGTGTTGGTGGATTCGCGAGAAAGCGATCGCTTTTCTGGTGAACGAGAACCAATTGATAAAATTGCCGGACATATCAGCGGCGCTGTAAACTATCCTTGGCTAGAAGTTACAGATTCTTCAGGCTACCTACTTTCACCACAACAGCAAAGCGATCGCTTTTCCAACCTTGAAAAAGCCGAGGAAATTTTAGTTTATTGCGGTTCTGGCGTTACCGCTTGCGTGAATTTATTATCTTTAGAACTAGCCGGCATTCAAAACGCTAAATTATATGCTGGCAGTTGGAGTGATTGGATTAGTTATTAG
- a CDS encoding DUF2256 domain-containing protein — protein MARTRSKSDLPTKICPVCQRPFTWRKKWEDCWDEVKYCSERCRRHRSEAKTTGE, from the coding sequence ATGGCACGCACTCGTTCTAAATCAGATTTGCCTACAAAAATCTGTCCGGTATGTCAACGTCCCTTCACATGGCGTAAGAAATGGGAAGATTGTTGGGACGAAGTGAAATATTGTTCAGAACGTTGTCGTCGTCATCGTTCTGAGGCTAAAACAACTGGGGAATAG
- a CDS encoding isoaspartyl peptidase/L-asparaginase: protein MKLHMQPKLIIHGGAGSSLHGKGGVDIVRRSLYKVIEEVYSLLLSGARASEAVVRGCQMLEDDPRFNSGTGSVLQSDGQIRMSASLMDGTTQSFSGVINVSRVQNPIELAQFLQNSPDRVLSDYGSAELAREMQIPSYNALTELRLQEWMQERQDNFKRTMAGVVAEPELVETSNARRGTIGVVVLDTHGRLAVGTSTGGKGFERIGRVSDSAMPAGNYATINAAVSCTGIGEDIIDECLAPKIVIRVTDGMSLKDAMQRSFSEAKNHKRDFGAIALDADGAIAWGKTSEVLLAAYHDGEKINDTLEWTGEELVGYC from the coding sequence ATGAAGTTACATATGCAACCTAAATTAATTATTCATGGAGGAGCTGGAAGTTCTCTCCACGGTAAAGGTGGAGTGGATATAGTGCGGCGATCGCTCTACAAAGTAATAGAGGAAGTTTATTCTCTTTTGCTTTCTGGTGCAAGAGCTTCGGAAGCGGTGGTGCGGGGTTGTCAAATGTTGGAAGATGACCCCCGCTTTAATTCTGGTACTGGTTCAGTACTGCAATCTGACGGTCAAATCCGCATGAGTGCTTCTTTGATGGATGGGACTACGCAAAGCTTTAGTGGTGTGATTAATGTTTCGCGGGTGCAAAATCCGATTGAATTGGCGCAATTTTTACAAAATTCACCCGACCGAGTGCTGTCAGATTACGGTTCTGCTGAATTAGCGCGGGAAATGCAAATTCCCAGTTACAACGCTTTAACTGAGTTGCGGTTGCAAGAGTGGATGCAAGAACGCCAGGATAATTTTAAAAGAACAATGGCTGGGGTTGTGGCAGAACCGGAATTAGTGGAAACTAGCAATGCCCGACGTGGGACGATTGGTGTAGTAGTATTGGATACTCATGGCAGGCTTGCCGTTGGCACTTCCACAGGCGGTAAAGGCTTTGAGCGGATTGGACGTGTAAGTGATTCTGCGATGCCTGCGGGTAATTATGCTACAATAAATGCTGCCGTAAGTTGCACGGGTATTGGTGAAGATATCATTGATGAGTGTTTGGCACCAAAGATTGTGATTCGCGTTACAGATGGTATGTCTCTCAAAGATGCGATGCAGCGTTCATTTAGCGAAGCAAAAAACCACAAGCGGGATTTTGGGGCGATCGCTCTTGATGCGGATGGGGCGATCGCTTGGGGTAAAACCAGCGAAGTTTTGCTGGCAGCTTACCATGATGGCGAAAAAATTAATGATACTTTGGAATGGACTGGTGAAGAACTAGTAGGTTATTGCTGA
- a CDS encoding quinone-dependent dihydroorotate dehydrogenase — protein sequence MDIYQVAIRPLLFNLLKTDPEQLHSTTIRSLKWLSQTSNNPPASWINRCLQQSLCLHDARLEQNLFGLNFPNPLGLAAGFDKDGVAAPIWSSLGFGFAELGTVTYHPQPGNPRPRLFRLPLDKAALNRMGFNNSGAAAIAKLLSESQQSLISIPIGVNLGKSKVTPLEEAACDYLNSFRLLKNCGDYFVVNVSSPNTPGLRSLQDAAMLSSILDLLQKENTAQKPIFVKIAPDLEWEAIADIISLSQTYQLAGIIATNTTIRRDQLKTQVIQQTGKPVLEEAGGISGAPLGDRSTEIIRFIAAQTQGKMPIIGVGGIFSPEDAWEKIIAGASLIQVYTGWIYEGPFMVRRILQGLLSKLEQNGLNSISEAVGKEGLGARK from the coding sequence ATGGATATTTATCAAGTTGCTATTCGACCTCTTTTATTTAATCTGTTAAAAACAGATCCAGAGCAGTTACACTCCACAACGATTCGGAGTTTAAAATGGCTGTCGCAAACAAGCAATAATCCACCCGCTAGTTGGATAAATCGTTGCTTGCAGCAATCTTTGTGTCTTCACGATGCACGTTTAGAACAAAATCTATTTGGGCTAAATTTCCCAAATCCTCTGGGGTTAGCTGCTGGATTTGATAAGGATGGGGTTGCTGCTCCTATTTGGTCGAGTTTGGGTTTTGGCTTTGCTGAATTAGGAACTGTCACTTACCACCCACAACCAGGAAATCCCCGTCCCCGTTTGTTTCGTTTGCCGTTGGATAAAGCCGCTCTTAACCGCATGGGTTTTAATAATAGTGGTGCGGCAGCGATCGCAAAACTTTTGTCAGAAAGCCAGCAAAGTTTAATCTCAATACCAATAGGTGTAAATTTGGGTAAATCTAAGGTGACACCCTTAGAAGAAGCTGCATGTGATTATCTCAACAGTTTTCGCTTACTTAAGAATTGTGGAGATTATTTTGTCGTTAATGTGTCTTCGCCGAATACGCCAGGGTTGCGATCGCTTCAAGATGCCGCTATGCTTAGTTCTATCTTGGATCTCTTGCAAAAAGAAAATACTGCACAAAAACCGATTTTTGTCAAGATAGCACCAGATTTAGAATGGGAAGCGATCGCTGACATAATTTCCCTTTCCCAGACATACCAGCTGGCGGGGATTATTGCCACTAATACCACCATCCGGCGCGATCAACTGAAAACGCAGGTTATTCAGCAAACCGGCAAACCTGTACTAGAAGAAGCTGGTGGAATTAGTGGTGCCCCATTAGGCGATCGCTCCACAGAAATAATTCGGTTTATTGCCGCGCAAACCCAAGGGAAAATGCCGATAATCGGCGTTGGCGGCATCTTTTCCCCAGAAGACGCTTGGGAAAAAATTATTGCTGGCGCTAGTCTCATCCAAGTTTACACAGGCTGGATTTACGAAGGTCCCTTTATGGTACGCCGTATTCTTCAAGGCTTGCTTTCCAAATTAGAACAAAACGGACTAAATTCCATCTCCGAAGCCGTAGGAAAAGAGGGGTTAGGGGCTAGAAAGTAA
- a CDS encoding FecR family protein, which produces MLRKLLPLLVIGVWGITVVSLPQEASATTPLTRAEIEKIRNLVQLRPKNRQQRPARSSDAMFPGDGVSTGRASLAELRFNDRSLARVGEQAVFQFLPRTRNFKLSNGTVLLLIPPKQGQTRIQTPNAAAAIRGSALFVRYDEQTDTTVVGALTNSGIEVSNKDASQSRVLEAGQMLVLVKNRIQGLYEFDLRNFYDRSDLVRGLDLARKTGVPSPDPAIAQVQEETVTALAAQKPIVGAGVIENPSFVKLTVSSPTSPSAADDNIINNNSPVEPLVDIGQVLSNNDKKKDNSSGSTSVTTPAITTPAITTPAVTTPAVTTPPQIESPTNPPITTPSVTTPPVTTPPITTPPQIESPPTPPITTPPITTPPQIESPPTPPITTPPVTTPPVTTPPITTPPITTPPITTPPITTPPITTPPITTPPITTPPQIESPPTPPVITPPVITPPVTTPPVTTPPVTTPPVTTPPVTTPPVTPPVKPST; this is translated from the coding sequence ATGTTGCGTAAATTATTACCACTTTTAGTCATTGGTGTGTGGGGAATTACGGTGGTGTCTTTGCCTCAAGAGGCAAGTGCGACAACACCTCTAACTCGTGCGGAGATTGAAAAAATCCGCAATTTAGTGCAACTGAGACCAAAAAATAGACAGCAGCGTCCGGCACGTTCATCAGATGCAATGTTTCCTGGGGATGGAGTGTCCACAGGTAGAGCTTCTCTAGCAGAGTTGCGTTTCAACGATCGCTCTCTAGCACGAGTTGGAGAACAAGCAGTATTTCAATTTTTGCCGAGGACGCGAAACTTTAAATTGTCCAACGGGACTGTATTGCTACTCATCCCACCCAAGCAAGGGCAAACACGTATACAAACGCCAAATGCAGCAGCAGCAATTCGCGGTTCAGCATTATTCGTGCGCTATGACGAACAAACAGATACTACAGTAGTTGGCGCACTGACAAATAGCGGTATTGAAGTTTCTAACAAAGATGCTTCCCAAAGTCGGGTTCTAGAAGCCGGACAGATGCTGGTTTTAGTTAAAAATAGAATTCAGGGATTATACGAGTTCGATCTGAGAAATTTTTATGATAGGAGCGATTTAGTTCGGGGACTTGATTTGGCGAGAAAAACCGGTGTGCCAAGTCCAGATCCGGCGATCGCTCAAGTTCAAGAAGAAACAGTCACAGCTTTAGCAGCACAGAAGCCAATTGTGGGTGCGGGAGTCATTGAGAACCCATCTTTTGTAAAGCTTACAGTAAGTTCGCCTACTTCGCCAAGTGCCGCCGATGACAACATTATTAATAACAATTCTCCTGTAGAACCCCTGGTGGATATAGGACAAGTCCTGTCAAATAACGATAAGAAAAAAGACAATTCAAGCGGATCTACATCGGTTACAACTCCAGCAATTACAACTCCAGCAATTACAACTCCAGCAGTTACAACTCCAGCAGTTACAACTCCACCTCAGATAGAGTCACCTACAAATCCACCGATTACAACTCCATCGGTTACAACTCCACCGGTTACAACTCCACCGATTACAACTCCACCCCAGATAGAGTCACCTCCAACTCCACCGATTACAACTCCACCGATTACAACTCCACCCCAGATAGAGTCACCTCCAACTCCACCGATTACAACTCCACCGGTTACAACTCCACCGGTTACAACTCCACCGATTACAACTCCACCGATTACAACTCCACCGATTACAACTCCACCGATTACAACTCCACCGATTACAACTCCACCGATTACAACTCCACCGATTACAACTCCACCCCAGATAGAGTCACCTCCAACTCCACCAGTTATAACTCCACCAGTTATAACTCCACCAGTTACAACTCCACCAGTTACAACTCCACCAGTTACAACTCCACCAGTTACAACTCCACCAGTTACAACTCCACCAGTTACACCACCAGTTAAACCAAGCACATGA